GCGTTGTCGCGGATCAAGAAGATCTCCGGCGCGAACCTGGCCCGCAACTGGGCGATGATCCCGCACGTCACCCAGTTCGACCAGGCCGACATCACCGAGCTGGAAGAGCTGCGCGTGCAGCTCAACAAGGAGCAGGAAAAGGCCAAGTCCGGCGTCAAGCTGACCATGCTGGCCTTCCTGCTCAAGGCCTCGGTGGCCGCGCTCAAGCAGTTCCCCGAGTTCAACGCCTCGCTGGACGAGTCCGGCGAGAACCTGACCCTGAAGAAGTACTTCCACATCGGCTTTGCCGCCGACACGCCCAACGGCCTGGTCGTGCCGGTGATCCGCGACGTGGACGAGAAGGGCGTGCTGCAGATCGCCCAGGAAATGGGCGAGCTGGCGAAGAAGGCCCGCGACGGCAAGCTGGGCCCGGCCGACATGACCGGTGGCTGCTTCTCGATCAGCTCGCTGGGCGGCATCGGCGGCACCGCCTTCACCCCGATCATCAATGCGCCGGAAGTGGCGATCCTGGGCGTGTCCAAGTCCAGCTTCCAGCCGGTGTGGGACGGCAAGCAGTTCCAGCCGCGCCTGGCCCTGCCGCTGTCGCTGAGCTACGACCACCGCGTGATCGACGGCGCCGCCGCCGCGCGCTTCACCAGCTACCTGGCCCAGGTCCTCGCGGACATGCGCCGCGTGCTGCTGTAACGGAGGGCACATGGCGAACACGATCGAAGTGAAGGTCCCCGACATCGGCGACTACAGCGATGTCCCGGTGATCGAGGTGCTGGTGGCCGTGGGTGACACGGTCAGCAAGGACCAGGGCCTGGTGACCCTGGAGTCGGACAAGGCCACCCTGGAAGTGCCGTCCTCGGCCGCCGGCGTGGTCAAGGAAGTGAAGGCCAAGGTCGGCGACAGGCTGTCCGAAGGCGCCGTGGTGGTGGTACTGGAAGCCGAAGGCGCCGCCGAGGCCCCGAAGGGGGCCCCTCCTGCGGCTCCCGCGGCTGCTCCGGCCCCGGCTGCCACGCCTGCGGCCCCGGCGCCGGCTCCCGCCGCTGCTGCTGCCAGCGCGGGCCCGGTCGAGGTCAAGGTTCCCGACATCGGCGACTACAGCAACGTGCCGGTGATCGAGGTGCTGGTCGCCGTGGGCGAGAAGGTGAAGAAGGACCAGGGCCTGGTCACGCTGGAATCGGACAAGGCGACGCTGGAAGTACCGTCCTCGGCCGATGGCGTGGTCAAGGAGATCCGGGTCAAGGTCGGCGACACCCTTTCCGAGGGCGACGTGGTGGTGGTGCTGGAAGGCGAAGCCGCCGCCGCTTCCGCCCCGGTCGCACCGGGCAGCAAGCCGCCGGTGGCACCGTCGCACCGTGCTCCCGCCGAGCCGGCCGCGCCCAAGCCGGCGCTGTCCACCGGCAAGACGGCGGACATCGAGTGCCGGATCGTGGTCCTGGGCGCCGGCCCGGGTGGCTACACCGCCGCCTTCCGCGCCGCCGACCTGGGCCTGGATACGGTGCTGATCGAGCGCTATGCCAGCCTCGGCGGCGTCTGCCTCAACGTCGGCTGCATCCCGTCCAAGGCGCTGCTGCATTCGGCCGCGATCATCGAGGAAGCCGCGCATGCCGACGAGTGCGGCATCGAGTTCACGGCGCCGAAGATCCACCTGGACAAGCTGCGCGCCTACAAGGAAAAGGTCGTCGGTCAGCTGACCAAGGGCCTGGCCGGCATGGCGAAGCAGCGCAAGGTGCGCACCGTCCAGGGCGTGGCGAAGTTCGTCTCGCCCAACGAGCTGGAGATCGCCGGCGACGACGGCAAGACCCAGCTGCTGCGCTTCGAGCAGTGCATCATCGCCGCCGGTTCGCAGGCGGTGAAGCTGCCGAACTTCCCGTGGGACGACCCGCGGATCATGGATTCGACCGACGCGCTGGAGCTGGCCGAGGTCCCCAAGAAGCTGCTGGTCGTCGGCGGCGGCATCATCGGCCTGGAAATGGCCACCGTGTACAGCGCCCTGGGCGCCAAGGTCACCGTGGTCGAGTTCATGGACCAGCTGATGCCGGGCGCCGACCGCGACCTGGTCAAGCCACTGGCCGATCGCCTGAAGAAGCAGGGCATCGAGGTGCACCTGAAGACCAAGGCATCCGGGGTGAAGGCCGACAAGAAGGGCATCACCGTGACCTTCGAGTCCGCCACCGAAGGCGAGAAGCCGGCGCTGGAATCGGGCACCTGGGACCGGGTGCTGGTCGCCGTCGGCCGCGCGCCGAACGGGAAGAAGATCGACGCGGAGAAGGCCGGCGTGCAGGTCAGCGACCGCGGCTTCATCCCGGTGGACCGGCAGATGCGCACCAACGTGCCGCACATCTTCGCCATCGGCGACATCGTCGGTAATCCTATGCTGGCCCACAAGGCGACGCACGAGGGCAAGCTGGCCGCGGAAGTGGCCGCCGGCGAGAAGAAGGAGTGGGTGGCGCGGGTGATCCCGTCGGTGGCCTACACCAGCCCGGAAGTGGCATGGGTCGGCGTCACCGAGGGCGAAGCGAAGGCCAAGGGCCTGAAGGTCGGCGTCGGCAAGTTCCCGTGGGCGGCCAGCGGCCGCGCCATCGGCATCGGCCGCACCGAAGGCTTCACCAAGCTCATCTTCGACGAACAGACCCATCGCATCATCGGCGCGGGCATCGTCGGCGTGCATGCCGGCGACCTGATCTCGGAGCTGGCGCTGGCGATCGAGATGGGCGCCGAGGCCGGCGACATCGGCGCGACCGTGCACCCGCACCCGACCCTGGGCGAGACGGTGGCGATGGCGGCGGAGGTGTACGAGGGCACGATCACCGACCTCTACATCCCGAAGAAGAAGTAACCGGCAGCAATGCCTGGAAACGGAAAACCCCGGCGCACGCCGGGGTTTTCCGTTGGGCCAGGATCGGCCGCGGTCAGAACGCCATGGTGACGCCGACCACCGGGCCCTTGAAGCGCTGGTCCCAGCCGACGATGCCGTCGCGCATGTCGTCGCCGGTCACCGTGCGCTTCACGTCCAGACGGTACCACTCGTAGCCGGCGAACAGGCCGAAGTTTTCGGTGAAGCGGTACTCGGCGATGGCGTTGGCGCGCGAGATGCTGCCGTCGTAGTCCTCGAAGTCGCCCCAGTCGGCATCCAGGTACTGCGCCTGCAGGTTCAGCAGCCAGCGCTCGCCCGGGCGCGCGGTCAGGCGCACGCCGACCACCGGGGCGTAGCCGTCCTCGCTGGTCTGCTCGGTCCAGCGGTTCTCGCCGGCTTCCGCCACCAGGGTGGCCTTGGCCTTGGCCCACTCGGCGCCGATCTGCAGGCCCAGGCTGAAGTTGTCGGTCTGCACCACGGAGTAGTCGTACAGCAGGCTGGCCAGCTGGAAGTCCAGCTCGGCCTCGGCGTAGCTGCCTTCCGGG
This genomic interval from Pseudoxanthomonas suwonensis 11-1 contains the following:
- the lpdA gene encoding dihydrolipoyl dehydrogenase, translated to MANTIEVKVPDIGDYSDVPVIEVLVAVGDTVSKDQGLVTLESDKATLEVPSSAAGVVKEVKAKVGDRLSEGAVVVVLEAEGAAEAPKGAPPAAPAAAPAPAATPAAPAPAPAAAAASAGPVEVKVPDIGDYSNVPVIEVLVAVGEKVKKDQGLVTLESDKATLEVPSSADGVVKEIRVKVGDTLSEGDVVVVLEGEAAAASAPVAPGSKPPVAPSHRAPAEPAAPKPALSTGKTADIECRIVVLGAGPGGYTAAFRAADLGLDTVLIERYASLGGVCLNVGCIPSKALLHSAAIIEEAAHADECGIEFTAPKIHLDKLRAYKEKVVGQLTKGLAGMAKQRKVRTVQGVAKFVSPNELEIAGDDGKTQLLRFEQCIIAAGSQAVKLPNFPWDDPRIMDSTDALELAEVPKKLLVVGGGIIGLEMATVYSALGAKVTVVEFMDQLMPGADRDLVKPLADRLKKQGIEVHLKTKASGVKADKKGITVTFESATEGEKPALESGTWDRVLVAVGRAPNGKKIDAEKAGVQVSDRGFIPVDRQMRTNVPHIFAIGDIVGNPMLAHKATHEGKLAAEVAAGEKKEWVARVIPSVAYTSPEVAWVGVTEGEAKAKGLKVGVGKFPWAASGRAIGIGRTEGFTKLIFDEQTHRIIGAGIVGVHAGDLISELALAIEMGAEAGDIGATVHPHPTLGETVAMAAEVYEGTITDLYIPKKK
- a CDS encoding outer membrane protein — translated: MQLRPASSLLAVALLACAGHAAAQDAREDRLALRLGAMSASAETTLSASTTYMDEPYSFSQGFDFGSDEIVPRIDGMFRLSERQRLVFDYFNYDKSRRETLGQDLSYDDITIPEGSYAEAELDFQLASLLYDYSVVQTDNFSLGLQIGAEWAKAKATLVAEAGENRWTEQTSEDGYAPVVGVRLTARPGERWLLNLQAQYLDADWGDFEDYDGSISRANAIAEYRFTENFGLFAGYEWYRLDVKRTVTGDDMRDGIVGWDQRFKGPVVGVTMAF